Part of the Streptococcaceae bacterium ESL0687 genome is shown below.
CAAATGAATTAAAATTAATATTTGATTTACCTGTAATAGGATTACCGCTTGTTCCCTCAATCAAAAGTCTTGCTGCATCACTGATATTAAAGTTCCCTGTCCCTGAAATTTTCATGGAATCTCCAGATGCTGCAGCAAAAACAGCACTAGAATTCTTAGGCATATTTACTGTTATATCAGTAAAGGTACTGGTATAACGAGAGTGAAGATCTAAGTTAGCCCCTTCTCCTAGAGTAATTGATGGCGAAAGGGTTTGGTAAATAATTTTCCCACTTCCCCTTGTATCGCTTGTATTTTGGTTAAAGGATATGGTTCCATTATTACCAATCTTTATTACGGGAACACCGCCTCCGGCATAGATAAAGTCATGCCTTGATGTTGTGACGATAAAATTTGCATTGTCTCCCACAGTGATACTTGGAGCTGCATTATCTGACCAGATAAAACCACTGGCCCCTTGGTTCTTATCTGTTACAGTCGTTGTACTGTTGTCTTCAAAAACAAAATTTGAAGCCTCCGCAAATTCCTGAGAATTACCGTCACTTTCTCCTAACATGTTGAAAACATTGTTACCCTTGAAGATAATTTTGTCGTTCTTTCCTTTCAGATAAAAAGGTTGAGCACCCCGGTCTGAATTATAGGTAACATTTTCAATAATCAAGGTCCTACTTGAATTATTCCCTGATAGGTTCCTACCTGGGCTAAAGCCGTAGTAGTTACCAGCATTGGTTGATAAATTTTTGCCAAGGTCACTAGCCCTTCCAAAAAATATATTTTTAAAATGGATGGTTATATTATCTTGGTTAAAGTAAATCCCCCGCGTGTCACTCATAGTGCCGCCATAGGTAATTGTGTGATTATTACCTTCAATGGTAATATTCCGGTTAACTGCAAACTGACCATTACCAAGTGCTAAATCAGCAGTCAAGTAAATGGTATCCACCGAAGAGTCATTTAAGGCATTGGTTAAATCGTTTGTGTTTGCTACAGAAGCAGTAGTTTGTGTTCCCACATCCATGGTGCTAACTGACAATCTAGGGCTTATATCACTGGGCTCAGAAGAAGCGGAATCATCTGAGCCATCAGACTTTACAGACTCAGATGAGGAAATTTTACTAGAACTTCCCTTTACCTCACTTGATTGTGACGAACTAGGGGCCACCTGATTTATTTTAGAACTTTCATTACTAGTAGAAGACGGTGAAATATCATCAGCATGAACAGTTCCTAAATTACTTAAAAATGTTATCAATAAAGACAAATAGGACAGTAAGATAGTGTGTTTTTTGTAAAGACCCCACCTGGTCTTCTTTGATTCTCTTTCCATAAAATCCATACTTTCAAATATAATAATTAAATTAAGATCTAATTTTTCAAAAATATGTAAGCAAATAGAATTTAAATTCATGAGTTTTCGAAAACGTTTTATTCATTTACATGAAAACGATTATATACCGAATTTACAGGGTAAGTCAATAAAAAATAATTGTGAACTTCTTTTATAGTATTCAATTTTTTTTGTGCAATTTCTAAAAAAGGGCCTAAATATTTAACAAGTATTTTTTTATAAAGTTATTTTTTCACAAATAAAAAAGAGGACCTAAGTCCTCGGTAAATTTATAAGTGCATTTACGGGGTTACTGCTAAAATCCAAACAATGGATAGATTGTTATAATCCCCAATATTCATATAGTTACTACTGTCTAGCAAGATGCCAACATCTTTGGTCCAGGTTTTAGTATAAAGGTTATTACCATCACGGCTTACATCCCCATTTGTAAATACAATATGAGTGTCTAAAGGTTCTAGGGAACTTCCAGAATTTGCCTTCCAAACAAGAGAAAAATCTTCCGTTCCCTCAACAAAAGTTCTTAAAACCCAATTTTGCGGGATTGTGCGAGTATCTTTGACACTTATGGTCATATCATTACCTAGATCTCTTTCAAGAACTCCTTTAGTTTCAGTAATTGTCCGGTTGGTCCAGGAAAGATTACTTGGGGTAGATATAAGGGTTACAGTCGGATTAGTAACCGTTATAGCTATCGTCAAAGGCGGACTTGAAGTTTCTTCTATTAGGGCACCACCTGCGGTAGCCTTATAGACCCTAATGGTGAAGGTATAGGTATGTCCAGCTGCTAGATTGGCTTCAAGAATATAATAGGTAAAGGAATTATAACCCGTACCGCCATTAGTTTTAGCACCTGTAAAATCTGACCCTACTTGGTTATTAGATGAGTCAAAAATCCTAAAGACCAAATTCCTATCAGTCCCAGGATCTGTCCAATAAAAGTTGTCCTCAAAATTACCTTGAGATATGGTCTCAGAATTGCTGGAAACAACACTTCCATCAGCCCAGGATAAGGTGGTTGGCGTTTTTCTTTCAAGGATCAACTTAGTGGCTGCAACTAAGGCTGATTTTTCACCTAAAGAAAAATCACTAGTGGCCCTAGTATAGGCTCCACTTGCAACAGTCCAACCATAAGTATTAGTTTGAGTTAAAAGTGGATTAGATGATGCATTAGTAAAAACATCATAACCTGTCTCCCATTTGAATAGGTTGAAAAATTAAATTTAGCATTATTACCAACCACACTATTTGTTGTTCCTTGAAGAGTAAGTCTAGAGGCATTATCAATATTAAAGGTAGCCATCGTACTGGCATTCAGAGCATCTCCCACAGCAGAATTAATGACTACTTCAGAATCTCTTGCCTGATTTATTGTTAAATTAGCAAACTGATTGACTGACTGAGTTTGTATATCAAACTTAGATCCAATTCCTAATCCAACAGTCAGATTTTTATCGGTCTGTGAAATAAACTTTCCAGTACTTTTAGCGGTAGTCTTGATATAATTTAAACTTCCCCCATCTCCTATACTTATTGTTGGATTAGCACCTGAGGTATAAAGGAAATCATGATTGGAGGTTACATTAAAACTTGCCCCTGCTCCAATCTGCATATTAAGAGACCCATTAGCAGCATAGATAAATCCTGTTTGATCTGTATTACTATCAGTAACAGTTGTCGTACTTCCTGCCTCAAATATAAAGTTAGCACATTCTGCGAATTCCTCAGAATCAGTTCCACCCTTCATAATAAAAGTGTTGGTTCCTTTAAATGTTATTGTTTCATTTGCTCCATTAAGGAAAAGAGGTTCTGCCCCATAATCTGAATAGTAACCAACATTTTCAAGGACTAATTTTTTTCCGCTCGTTAAAATTCCTGGAGGAGCTATCCCGTAATAATTACTAGCATTAGTCTTATTATTTGATCCAAGAGCTGACTCAAAACCAAAATTTACATTCTTGTAAGTAATGGTTATATTGCTTGCACCATAGTATATTCCTCTAGTAGTGGAATTATTAGTCCCAAGTGGATTACCATAAGTAATAGTATACCTTCCACCCATCCCATCATTTTTGTCGCCGTTTATAGTAATATCTCTTGTAACAGCAAAGCCTAAAATCCCTAAGTCAAGATCACTTGTTAGGTTAATGGTATCAACTGTTGGCAAGGTAAGAGCCAGGGTAAGATCTACTATGTTTCCAACCGAATAGCTAATTCTTGCATCTGCCATGGTTGATGCTTCTACATTACTTACTCCTACGACTTCTCCTAGGATTTCTTGATCATTTGAACTATCACCTACCATAATAGTCGAAGAATCTGCACCTGAAACGCTAATACTTGATGATGGCAAATCTAATTCCTCACTACTTGAATTTTGACTGAGAACGTCATAGCTTGATGAATTCTTCCATGCGGAATTAGTTGACTCCTGCCCATAAGCCATAATAGTCACAGGCAGGTAAAAAATTAAAAATAAAAATGTAAAAAATAATTGCCTTAAAAACTTATGTTTCAAATTAATAATCCTATCAATATACTTTCTAATATATGCTAATACATATTAAATAATAAAAAGCAGGAAGCAGTTACTAAAAACTGTCCTGCTTCTTTTATTATGATTATGGCGTAATGGCTAAGGTCCAAGTTATGGTAATATTACTGTGACTTCCAATAGTTAAGTAATCAGAACTATTAACCAAGACACCCGTATTTTCATCCCAAGTCTTACTGTAAATGTCATCACCGTCCCGGCTGACATCATAGTTGGTAAATACTGTCTGATAATGTAAATCGACAGGGTCTGTAGATGAATCTGCCTTCCAAACCAAAGAATAATCATCTGTTCCTGATACAAGAGCCTTTACAACCCAGTGGTGAGCATTTTCATTTTTATCCAAAACCTCAAGGGTCATGGGATTATTAGTGTCTCTTGTTAAAATACCCTTAGTTTCTGAAATAGTTCGATTGCTCCAAGTAAGAGCTGTTGGGGCAGTGGTTAGGGTAACAACAAAGTCAGATGTTGTTAAATTAAGTAATAAACGCTCACTTGTTGTCGTTTCCTCATACTGGTAACCATTTGCCGTTTCCTTGTAGGCTCTAATCTCAAAATTATAATTAGCACCAAATTCTTCAAAATACATAGGTGCAATCGTATAAGTTTTAGATTCAAAAGCTGAATCTCCATCTGTCGTAACCGAAAAGTCTGATCCAACCTGGGTCTCAGTACCTGCAATAAAAATTTTAAAGATTAAGTTTCTGTTAGAACCATTATCCTGCCAGTACAAGTGGTCGGCAAAATAAGTTCCAACGGATGCAGTCCCTGGCTCTTGCAAATGCCCTGCTTCATTTTCAAAGGATATGACAGCCTTGGTTTTTCTTTCAAAAACAATTTTTTGGGCATTATTAAGTTGGTTCCTAACAGTCGTGGTAAAGTCCGAATTGGGCCTTGAAAATGAACTTCCCGCAACACTCCAGTAATCATTATTAGTCTGAGTTACTATAGGTTGGGATACACCATTTATAGATACATCGTATCCTAATGTTCCATTATTAAAACTCCCAAAATTAAATGTTGCATTAGTCCCTGCCACACTTGTGGTTGTTCCCTGGAGAGTTAGCTTAGAAGCTTCATTAATATTGAAGGTAGCCATAGTAGATGCATTTAAGGCATCATCTGATTTTGAAACAATTGCAGCCTCTGAATTTACTGCCTGACTTAAAGTAAAGTTTGTAAATACTGATTTTATAGGTGTTTGTATATAGAGAGTCGATCCAACTCCTGCGTCAATATTTAAATTTTTACCAGTTTGATATATAAGTTTTCCTGAACTAACAGTATTAGCCTGTGTTATTGATAAGGTCCCTCCAGCTCCAATGGAGACATTATGAAGTGTATTTAAATCTGAATAAATAAAATCATGCGTAGTTGAAATATTGACGGTCGCACCTGCTCCCACTTGAAAATTTAAAGGATTATTCTGAGGCCAAATAAAACCTAAATTGTTTGTATTACCATCAGTAATGGTGGTTGTGCTACCAGCATCAAAAATAAAATTCGATCCTTCAGCAAATTCCTGTGAATATGATCCACCACCCATGACAAAGGTATTAGTTCCTTTAAAGGTTATAGTCTCTGATGCCCCTGGAAGGTAGAAGGGTTGGGCTCCATATCCTGAATAATAGCCAACATTTTCAACAATCAAAGTCTTATTTGACATACCATTAGGAGGAGCAATCCCGTAGTTGTTACTAGCATTTGTTGTGCTATGACTGGTTACAGGGGTACCCGGGAAACCGAAATTAACATTCCTATAGTGAATGGTTATCCCATTTGCTCCGTAACAAATCCCAATACCAGAATTACTATCACCTGCATAGGTGATAGTATAGCGTCCACCAGAACCATTATCCCCATCAATAATAACACTATGATTTACCGGATTGGACGTAGTTCCAAGATCTATATTGGCACCAAGATAGATGGTATCATATGATGTATTAGCTAGGGCAGATTGTAATTGAGTTTGAGTGGTTACTGTAATACTGGCCCTTGTTGACATCATGGTCGATGATTGAGCATTTGGCTCTCCTGCCTCCTCACTTACTTCCACTTCATTAACCTCATCTGATGCAGAATCACTTACCTCATTAGAATTCAGACTTTCAGAATTTATAGAACTTGAATTAGAAATAAAAGATGAACTAGATGGAAGTAGACTACTACCTATTGAAGATAGGTCTGCGGAACTATCCGAAGAATCTGTAACTGAACCTGAGTTACTTGAAGACACACCTGAACTTCCCAGGGCAAAACCATTAATGGTCAAGGACAAACTTAAAATTATAACAGCTAGTAGGAAAAATTTTCCCTTAAAAAAATTACTTTTCAAACCCATTTACCCCCGTTCATTAAATTCTCAATCTTAGCCCCTAAAATATTTTTTTATGCAACAAATATAATATATTAAAGAAAAATATTCACTAAGATAGAAAAAATAATAACTAATTATTAATAATAAAAATTAAAATATATCACATCATAAACCCCGTTATTATAATGAAATCGCTTAAATCTAGATTAAATTAAAAAATAAGGAATATAATATATCAAATTATATAATTATAAGTTAATTTATTTAATAATTATTGATTTTGTATTCACTAATATATGTACAATGTTAACATATAAAAAATTAAAAATCTAATTTAAAGTTATGCTTTAAAGCTGGAATATCTTGTTATTGCCTGAGCCTTTTGATTAATTTTGAAACAAAAAAAATAGATAGCTGGGCTATCTATTTTACGTCCTTAAAGACTTGAGTATTTTTGGCAAAGTAGTCATATCCTGAGTAAATGGTAAAGAAGAGACAGATATATAAGGTAATATTTCCTAGGGTCTTCATTCCTAAAAGCAGGAAGATAATGGCAAGCATCTGGGTTGTTGTTTTTATTTTTCCAGGCATGGCCGCAGCTAAAACCGCTCCCCCGTTTTCAACCAGTAGTAAGCGAAGACCTGTTACAGCTAGTTCACGACAGATAATAATCGCTACCACCCAGGCTGGTGCAAAACCAAGAGCTACTAGCATGATAAAGGCTGACATAACAAGCATCTTATCAGCTAAAGGATCAGCAAATTTTCCGAAGTTAGTGACTAAGTTATCTCGTCTGGCAATATACCCATCAAGCCAGTCTGTAACACTTGCAAAGGTAAAAATTATTGCAGCTAAAAGATGGGTTAGGGAAATACCAAAGACTACGACAGATCCTGGTAGGGATAAAATAAGGATGAATACTGGAATTAAGATAATTCGCAGTAGGGTTAATTTATTGGGTAGATTCATCTCCATAAAGGGAGCTCACTTTCTTAATTTTGGTAGGTAATTTTTAGGGTTATTGTTCCAGTTGTAGCCGTAAGGGCTGACAAATCAAGCGTTTGTCCATTAATCTTAATGGTTACTCCTTGGACAACTCCTAAAGTTATAAGACTATTTGCTGCCTTATCAACTAACTTGGTCTGAGTAGATTTATTGTCAGGGCTTAGTACAAGACCGCTGGCTAAATCTGAATTGGTCACAGAAATCCATGAGGTAACCCCGTCAGCTACTGATAACTCAATAGTAAGAGGACTTGTTGCCCCTGTTATTTCAGCTGAAAGGCTAGCGCCTGACCCTGAAACCTTAATTTTTTCAGTCTTTTCAACTTCTTTATCTTTACTAGTTGACTGACTTTCTGAACTAGAAGATGTTACTTCCTTACTTTCAGAGGACTGGGCACTTGCCTGGCTTGATTGACTTGTCTGGCTACTTGTTTGACTGATTTTTTCATCAGTAGAAATTAAAGTTTTGGGACGATTTAGGAAAACGACCAAAAAGACACCTACAAGGATTAAAAGGGCTGCTCCTGAGAGTAAAATCAAAGGTAAACGCGCCTTTACTCCCTCAAGAAAACCTCTTCTTTCCCTTTCTTGCTCACGTTCTCCGAGCTCAAAATCAGCTAGGCTGGCCTTAAAGTCATCTGTATATGAATCTAAGGATTCTTCCTCCCCGATTTTTTGACCACTTTCATAGTAGTTAATTAGTGGACCGTAATCAATTCCTAAACGGTCTGAATACTGCTTAATATAAGCACGAACATAAAAGCTTCCAGGAATAACGCTGTAATCATCGGCTTCAAGAGCCAGGATATATTTTTTCTTAATCCTTGTCGTCTCTACAGCTTCATCAATGGTCCAACCTTTTTCCTGGCGCTTGTAGGCAAGGAATTCTCCTGCAGTTTTAGCTTTCATACTACCTCCTTTCATAATCTTTTTTTCTTAATCAGTTGTTACAAGTATACAATTATTTTCATAATTTTTAAAGGTCAAAATATCTAGTCCACAGGACTTGCCTTGATACAAAAGACACTTTTTTCCATTGAGGAAATGAATTTTCTCCCATTCTCCCTTACAAGGTCCAAGTTAATTTTTTCCAAAATAGCCGGATAATCAAAGAAGTTCAAATCCTCATAAATATTAGAAGCAAACTGGCTAGCAATAAACTCAAGGGAGTTCATACTTTTAAAATAATTACCCAAATAATCTTTTTTAATCAGCTTAAGATGCTCTTCTGTAAAATCTGGATCAAGTTCAAAATTATTTAGGGCCGCAGTAAATTCCTCCTCTAAGAACTTGGGATCTTCGCTGTCACAAGTGATACTTGCCATATGAAAGCGCTCATGAAGTTCAAAGTTATAGTCAAAGGAGTCATCAATTAGACCCTCATTATATAACCTTTCATATCTCTTACTGGTTGAGCCAAAAAGCATGGTAAATAGGAAGAAATTAGACATTCTATAGCTTAGAAGTTCAGCACCCTCACTAGGTAGAGAGTCTTTCCCCCTAAATCCTAGGGCAAATTTACTATTTACAAGATCCATCTCAATCTCCCTATAAGCTATAGAATCTGCTGCTTGAAATTTATCCCGCTTAATCTTTTGAGTCTTAGGAAAATTCTTTGTGTCCTGGTTCTTTCTAACAAAATCAGCCATCTGGTTAATTTCAAAGGGACCTGTAATAAAAAGATTCATATTCCCCGGCTGGTAGAAACTCTCATAGTTCTCATAAAGGTCTGTTACTGTGATTTCACTTATACTTTTAGGACTACCAGCAATATCTGCAGCCAGAGGAGACTCCGGATACAAGCTTTGCAGCAGGCCAAAGTAAAGACGCCAGTCAGGGTCATCTTGATACATTTGAATCTCTTGACCAATAATCCCCTGTTCACTCGTAACCCCTTCTTCTGTGAAATAAGGTTCTTGAACAAAGTCCAAAAGGACTTCTAGGCTAGCATAGACCTCTTCACTTGTTGAAAAAAGGTAGCTGGTCCGCTCAAAGCTTGTAAAGGCATTACTGGCAGCTCCAAGTTTTGAAAAATCTTGGAAAACATCCCCTGATTCCTTTTCAAATAATTTGTGCTCCAAAAAATGGGCAATCCCTTCCGGGTAAGTTTTTGAAGCTTCCTGATTATAGGGAACAAATGATGTATCAAGGGATCCAAATTTGCTTGTAAAAAGGGCATAGGTTTTATTGTAAAGAGGTTGAGGTAAATAATAAACCCTTAGGCCATTTTCTAGGTCTTCCTGGTATAAGCCTTCTTCTACTGCCTGGTAGTTAATCTTCTTGAGCATCTAAATCATCTCCCTTCAAGAAATAAATGGTTTGCAGGCTTACAAGTTCTGCAACTTTCATAACGTCTTCTCTAGTAACCGACCACAGATCCTTAAGCCAGATTTCCTGATTCTTATAAAGACCTGGAAATTCACCTCGAATAAAGGCCTGTTCTATCAAGTTTCCAGCAGAATCTTGAGCCAACTTGTATGAGGTTTCAAGCATTTTTTTAGTCTGCTCAAGGTCATCCTGGCTAAAATCACCAAGCCTCATGGCTTCAACCTCTTGATCCACAAGGAAAATGACCCTATCCTTTTTAGAAGCCTCAATCCCTGCCTTAATCCTTAAAAATCCCCTGTATGAATCAATAGAGCTTGACGCATAGTAGGCAAGACCTTCTTTTTCCCTCACATTCATAAATAATTTGGAATGGGCAAAAGCTCCCAAAAGACCATTATAGACAAGAAGGGCCATGTAAAGGCTATCCCCAAAATAAACAGGAAGGTTATAAGCAAACTCAATAATTGACTGATTAGCTGGCTTATCTTCCTCGTAAACTTCTACTTGATTAAGCTCTTGTTTATAAAAATAAGTCTGAGCTTCACTCCTTACGTCTACATAATCCAAACGGTCTGTAAAGCCAAATTTTTTGAAAGATTCCTTGAGAAAATCCTCAGTCTGATCATCAAAATTTCCTAAGACAAAAATATCGACCAAGTCTTCTTTAAGCATCTTTTGATAATAGTTATAAGTAGTAAATCGGTCTTCTTCTCTGACAAGCTCTGCTGTAGCACTGCTAGGAAGTTTCATGTTCTCATCTGTAAAATAAAGACTAGTTAGCCTTTGGCTGGCATAGTATGACCTGTCCTCAACACTTGCTTCTAAGTATTTTATTAGATTTTTTTGCTCTCGGGCATAGGTTTCCCGGTCAAAGGACATTAAACCGCCACTTTCACTTACAAGAGGATTAAAGATAACATCTTTTAAGAAATTAAGGGCTTCTTCCAAAAGATTATTGTCATTAACCAGGGCCGGGTTAACAAGGGATAAATTAATGGTTAAAAGGTGCTTTTTACCTTTTTTGGCTACCCTTGTCGAAAAAGTAGCACCGTACATGTCTGAAAGCTTTAAATCAAGATCTCGGTTACTTGTAAGATTTTTATTGCTGGTCTCCCAAAGGTTTGAAATTAAAATCCTGTTGGCTAAAATTTGAGCCTTAAAATCAGCCTTAAAACGAATGGCTATATTTATGGTTTTAAATTTCTTTTCCTTGATTATATTGAGATTGACACCTTTATTTACCTGCATAATTTGCTCCTTAAAATGATGTTCTCATTATAACAGATTTATTAAAAAAAACTGCTAATATTTTATTTGGGCTAGTTTAAAAGATTGGCCTACTAATTAAGATTATCTGCTAATTTGTGGTAGAATAAAGGCATGAATTATATACTATTTGATGAATTTATCACCCTCGGCAAACTGCTCAAGGAGATTGATATGATAAGTAGCGGAGGAGCCGCTAAGGCCTTTCTTGCTGAAAACACTATTCTTATGAACGGTGAGTTTGAAAACCGCCGTGGACGTAAACTGCGCGTGAATGACGTCTTAGAATTTCCTGACTATGACCTAACAATTGAGATTTCTGCTCCAACTGAGGAGGAAAAGGCTGAATTCCTAGAAGAAAAGGAAGAAAAAGAGCGAGTTAAAGAAATCGTTGCAAAACTTAATAAAGAAAATAAAAAGACTGTCAAAAAGCCTACCAAACCCCGCTTTCCTGGAGTAAAATAAATGAAGTTAGAAAATATCTCTCTTAGAAATTTCAGGAATTATGATGATTTAAACCTTGATTTTCATCCCAACTTGAATATCTTCCTCGGACAAAATGCCCAAGGTAAGACCAATATCTTAGAGAGTATTTACTACCTAGCCCTCACTAAAAGTCATAGGACTTCAAGTGATAAGGACCTTCTCAAGTGGGATTCTAAATCTATGAAGGTAGCTGGAACCCTTGAAAAGCATCAATCTAGGATTCCTCTTGAAATCATAGGGGGGAAGGATGGACGAAAGACCAAGGTCAATCATCTGGTCCAACAAAAGGTTGCTGACTATATCGGTCAAATGAAGGTTATCATGTTTGCCCCAGAGGATTTATCTGTCATTAAAGGAAGTCCTAGCATGAGACGGCGTTTTATCGATATGGAAATCAGCCAACTCAGATCCATCTACCTCTATGATTCCATCTACTATGGTAAAATCCTTAAGGAGCGCAATGCCTACTTGAAATTTGATAGCAAGAAGATTGACGATACTTATTTAAGCGTCTTAGATGACCAGCTTATTGATTATGGTAGTAAGATTATTGAGCATAGGATAAGCTTCATTAGGCATTTAGAAGATTTGGCTAATAAACTTCATTTTAAGCTTAGTCATGGTCTAGAAGATTTGACCATTAGCTATAAGTCAAATGTTTCTTTAAGCGAAGATGCCCCTACCCTTTCAGGGATTAAAGAAGATTTTAAAAATCAATTATTGAAAAATCGCAGCAAGGAGCTTATCCGCCACCAAACCTTGGTAGGACCTCACCGGGATGATTTAGAATTTTTCATTAATGGAATTAATGTTTCAGACTTTGGATCTCAGGGACAGCAAAGGACAACTGCCCTTTCAGTTAGGCTGGCTGAAATTGATTTAATTTTTGAGGAAAGTGGTGAATATCCTATTCTCCTTCTTGATGACGTCATGAGTGAACTGGATAACATCAGGCAACTTGACCTGCTTGAGACCATTATTGGAAAAACTCAAACCTTTATTACAACAACAACCCTGGACCATTTAAAAAATTTACCAGCTAATATGGAAATTTTTCAGGTTGAAGGCGGAAATATATCTACTGATGACATAAAAAAAAGAGGCTAAGGCCTCTTTTTTTATCGAATCTCCCTATAATCAGGAACTTCCTTATTATTGAAGTAGAAGTTACTAATGCGCTCTACTGCACCTGGTTCTACTGTTTCAAGGGCTTCTGAGATGTCCTCACGAGCTCTGTCATATTCCCACTCATTGTCAAAAATATCTACTGCACGGTTGAAGGCTTTAGCAACTTCACCGTCAGTTGTTTTATAACGATTTGAGTATTGAATTAGTTGTTCTGAAAGATTGGCATCATCTGTTAGACGATCAGTCGCATCCTCTAAGATATCCATATCTTCATTACTAATATCTAAAAGGTTTGAAATAGTGTCAATGTTAACTCGAACCTTATTAAGTTCCTTGAAAAGTGACTCTACACGAGATGTCGCCATGTAGAATAAATCTAAGTAGGCTTCTGGAAGACCTGGAAGATTCAATTTTTCAACATAACGTTTAATGGCTCTAAGTTCAATGTCAAAGGCATCCGCTTGCTCTTGAGCTTGCTTTTCAATAACCTTAAGCTTAGAAAGTGAGTCATTAATTGTAACCTGATTGTCCTCAATCTCATTTAAGATATCAAGGATTTCATTTAAACGATTGTTAAGAGTCGAATTAGCTTCCATACCCTTTTCAACATCTTCTAGTAAAGTGCTAGCATCTTGGCTGGCTTGATCAATTTGTACTTGATAAGCACGAACTTGAGCCATTTCATTAGCAGTTAAAAC
Proteins encoded:
- a CDS encoding helix-turn-helix domain-containing protein, whose amino-acid sequence is MKAKTAGEFLAYKRQEKGWTIDEAVETTRIKKKYILALEADDYSVIPGSFYVRAYIKQYSDRLGIDYGPLINYYESGQKIGEEESLDSYTDDFKASLADFELGEREQERERRGFLEGVKARLPLILLSGAALLILVGVFLVVFLNRPKTLISTDEKISQTSSQTSQSSQASAQSSESKEVTSSSSESQSTSKDKEVEKTEKIKVSGSGASLSAEITGATSPLTIELSVADGVTSWISVTNSDLASGLVLSPDNKSTQTKLVDKAANSLITLGVVQGVTIKINGQTLDLSALTATTGTITLKITYQN
- a CDS encoding pitrilysin family protein, producing MLKKINYQAVEEGLYQEDLENGLRVYYLPQPLYNKTYALFTSKFGSLDTSFVPYNQEASKTYPEGIAHFLEHKLFEKESGDVFQDFSKLGAASNAFTSFERTSYLFSTSEEVYASLEVLLDFVQEPYFTEEGVTSEQGIIGQEIQMYQDDPDWRLYFGLLQSLYPESPLAADIAGSPKSISEITVTDLYENYESFYQPGNMNLFITGPFEINQMADFVRKNQDTKNFPKTQKIKRDKFQAADSIAYREIEMDLVNSKFALGFRGKDSLPSEGAELLSYRMSNFFLFTMLFGSTSKRYERLYNEGLIDDSFDYNFELHERFHMASITCDSEDPKFLEEEFTAALNNFELDPDFTEEHLKLIKKDYLGNYFKSMNSLEFIASQFASNIYEDLNFFDYPAILEKINLDLVRENGRKFISSMEKSVFCIKASPVD
- the recF gene encoding DNA replication/repair protein RecF, which codes for MKLENISLRNFRNYDDLNLDFHPNLNIFLGQNAQGKTNILESIYYLALTKSHRTSSDKDLLKWDSKSMKVAGTLEKHQSRIPLEIIGGKDGRKTKVNHLVQQKVADYIGQMKVIMFAPEDLSVIKGSPSMRRRFIDMEISQLRSIYLYDSIYYGKILKERNAYLKFDSKKIDDTYLSVLDDQLIDYGSKIIEHRISFIRHLEDLANKLHFKLSHGLEDLTISYKSNVSLSEDAPTLSGIKEDFKNQLLKNRSKELIRHQTLVGPHRDDLEFFINGINVSDFGSQGQQRTTALSVRLAEIDLIFEESGEYPILLLDDVMSELDNIRQLDLLETIIGKTQTFITTTTLDHLKNLPANMEIFQVEGGNISTDDIKKRG
- the pgsA gene encoding CDP-diacylglycerol--glycerol-3-phosphate 3-phosphatidyltransferase encodes the protein MNLPNKLTLLRIILIPVFILILSLPGSVVVFGISLTHLLAAIIFTFASVTDWLDGYIARRDNLVTNFGKFADPLADKMLVMSAFIMLVALGFAPAWVVAIIICRELAVTGLRLLLVENGGAVLAAAMPGKIKTTTQMLAIIFLLLGMKTLGNITLYICLFFTIYSGYDYFAKNTQVFKDVK
- a CDS encoding pitrilysin family protein, which translates into the protein MQVNKGVNLNIIKEKKFKTINIAIRFKADFKAQILANRILISNLWETSNKNLTSNRDLDLKLSDMYGATFSTRVAKKGKKHLLTINLSLVNPALVNDNNLLEEALNFLKDVIFNPLVSESGGLMSFDRETYAREQKNLIKYLEASVEDRSYYASQRLTSLYFTDENMKLPSSATAELVREEDRFTTYNYYQKMLKEDLVDIFVLGNFDDQTEDFLKESFKKFGFTDRLDYVDVRSEAQTYFYKQELNQVEVYEEDKPANQSIIEFAYNLPVYFGDSLYMALLVYNGLLGAFAHSKLFMNVREKEGLAYYASSSIDSYRGFLRIKAGIEASKKDRVIFLVDQEVEAMRLGDFSQDDLEQTKKMLETSYKLAQDSAGNLIEQAFIRGEFPGLYKNQEIWLKDLWSVTREDVMKVAELVSLQTIYFLKGDDLDAQED